Part of the Bombina bombina isolate aBomBom1 chromosome 8, aBomBom1.pri, whole genome shotgun sequence genome is shown below.
AATTGCACATGCGCAGACTGGCGTGGCCTgtcctcttgtattcccttaaagggacactgaacccaaatttttttcttccgtgattctaatttactcctattatcaaattttcttcgttcttttgctatctttatttgaaaaagaaggcatctaagcttttttttttaggttcagacctctggacagcacttttttattggtggatgaatttatccaccaatctgcaagaacaaccaaggttgttcaccaaaaatgggccgcatctaaacttacattcttgcatttcaaataaagatagaaagagaattaagaaaatttgataataggagtaaattgaattAGTTACTATTGAAAATAATGATTATCCTATcacgattgttgatgcaaaactgataatccaccttttaaaagcatgtgacccCACAGAGGCTTAGGGATGGAgggagaagtaaaaaaaaaaggtcacataaattgcctaaaagtattaacccgagCCTACCTTTGTGAAAgttaaacaagcacaatttttagatgtattttacagcaaaaggctgcacAATAAATGATGGATGTATATTGCAATaacgtttcacttgcaataataaaacattttatgcgtttttgaaatgttaagtttaatgttccttttaaaagCGGGAGTGAGTGTTACATTTCTACACACGTCCTCTGTGTTTTGCAAACACTGTACACACAGCTTGTCACTGCTCACTCCTGACATCACCTCCCAATAACTGCTAGAAGCTACCAGCACTGCCTCAGTCTCAGACGTCTTACATAAGTCATTATTTACAGACAGTCTCCTCCCCACAACACCTTATACAGAGAGCACATGGAAACCTCAGGAACTCACCAGATTGCTCATTTGTGCATATAAAAGCAGGTGGAGCTTTCACTAGCAGCAGTACAGACAGAGAGACGACACAAACAGATTCTCTACTCGCAGACTCTGACAAGATACAAACTTCATGATGTTTCCTCTGAGCCTCCTCCAGTCCTCACACAGCCCCCTGTGTACCTGCAGTGAGTCTGCACTCACACTCTGGCCGGCTACACGGCTGATCTATGGCCAGCTGGAAGATGACGTGCTGAGCTTGAGGAACGATATGGACAGAAGAATGCAGCGTGTGAATCAGACTTATCAGCTGCTCTCTCAGGACATAGAGATGAGAAGGAGAATGGAACAGAGCAGACAATCTGCAGCTAGAGAAGCTCAGACCATCTCTACAAGAAGAGACAAAGATGGGAATAAAAACTTTGCTCTCACCCTGGATGTGAGTAATTTCTCTCCTGATGAACTGACAGTGAAAACAGAAGGAAGGAGACTGATTGTAATGGGGAAACGTGACAAGAAATCTGACTCAGGGGATGGAAGTTTCTTCCATGAATACAGAGAGTGGAAGAGAGAAACGGAGCTCCCTGAAGATGTGAATCCTGAGGACGTGTTGTGCTCCCTGTCCAAGGATGGGCAGCTCCACATACAGGCTCCTCGCCTAGCGCTGACAGCTGCAAAAGAGAGACCGATTCCCATCACCTTGTGCCAAGCGCCAGAAGATGCGCAGCAAACCCCAGCTGTGACCCAAAACAGCAGCTCTGAGAAAGGACAAGAAAATGCTGCATAAGAACTTTATAATAACTCATCTAAGTAActggtttaaatgttttttttctatattttacacATCACATGGTTATTTTCTTTCCATTTGTTTTGTTTGCATATTTTTATGTTTACCAAATTCTGTTGTGAAATGTGTGTTGTATTTATGCACTTCTATTTGTTTAATAAGTATTAAATCCTTTACATGTTTTTTCACATAGTAAAATAAATGCTTAAGGCAGAAAGGTTGCAGATTAAAGGTGAGAGAAGTAAAACAGAGGTTGCAGGAAAACAGCCGCTCTAAGGAAGGACAAGAAAATGGACAAAATACAGTGTAAAAACTGTAAAGGACTcatctaattaatttatttaaaagtttattcaGTATATTTTGTACCTATTTGtttggtatgtttttttatttataaattgacTAAAACTGTGTATTGTGGGTTTAAGTATTTCTATTTgcttaataaacatttaaaacatttacatttttttttggttgttttattttgtaatgtaaaaTACAAGTTAAAGAAAGAAATGATGCATTTCAGGAATGAAAGTCAGAGATCACTGCACTGTTTTACTTTATCAAATCTGACCAGGAAGCAGATATAACTTTATATAATTACAAAATATAGAAGGTGTAGACAAAAATTATAAGAatcatgtacaaaaaaatacagtgtaaaaaatattaatactaatatCAGATTTACTCACCAAGAACAATATTATATACATAGGTGCTATGCATGAAAAGTCATTTCACTAGAAttaaaataagttatattttattatgtttgtgaAAGTGGGAGCTAGTGGAGAAGAAAGATGAAATAACTCTGCATTGGTTATCAGCCACTGGTCAAAATGCAAGGAGAACTCTGTATAAAGATCAACATTATATACAAAACATTCTATAGATAATAACAAAGACaaaaaacattcagctagattacgagttgtgtgtttgttaggtttaaaaagcagcattggccggtcccaacgctgctttttaacgcccgctggtattacgagtcttgcaggtacaggtgtaccgctcactatttggccagactcagaaataccgcaaatccacttacgtcaattgggtatcctatttttaaagtgagcagtacaccctctcctgtcaagactggtaccgcattttaaagtcagtagttaagagatttacactacaacgccgtagcataaaactaaagtgctaaaaagtacactagcacccataaactacctattaacccctaaaccgaggccctcccgcatcgcaaacactataataaatattttagcccctaatctgccgaaccggacatcgccgccactataataaacatattaacccctaaaccgccacactcctgcatcacaaacattagttaaatattatttacccctaatctgccatccctaacatcgccgccacctacctacatttattaactccttatctgccgcccccaacgttgccgccactataatagatttattaacccctaaatctaagtctaaccctaacaccacctaacttaaatataatttaaaaaaatataaataaaattactataattaactaaattattcctatttaaaaccaaatacttacctataaaataaaccctaagctagctacaatataactaatagttacattgtagctattctagggtttatttttattttacaggcaactttgtatttattttaactaggtacaatagttattaaatagttattaactatttaataactacctagttaaaataaatacaaaagtacctgtaaaataaaacctaacctaagttacaattacacataacactacactataattaaataaattaaatactattaaataccattaaattaaattatctaaagtacaaaaaaaacaaacactaaattacagaaaataataaaataattacaagatttttaaactaattacacctaatctaatccccctaacaaaataaaaaagtcccccccaaaataaaaaaagccctaccctacactaaattacaaatagcccttaaaagggccttttgcggggcattgccccaaagttatcagctcttttacctgtaaaacaaattacaaatcccccccaacattaaaacccaccacccacacaaccaaccctattctaaaacccacccaataaccccttaataaaaccccttgaagatcaccttaccgtgagacgtcttcacccaaccaggccgaagtcctcaacgaagtggggagaagtcttcatccaagccgggcgaagtggtcctccagacgggcagaagtcttcatccagacggcatcttctatcttcatccatccggcacagagcgggtccatcttcaagacatccgacgcggagcatcctcttcatccaacggctcttctggaatgaaggttcctataaatgacgtcatccaagatggcgtcccttcaattacgattggctgatagaattctatcagtcaatcggaattaaggtagaaaaaaatcctattggctgatgcaatcatccaataggattgaagttcaatacaattggctgatccaatcagccaataggattgagctcgcattctattggctgtccaatAGAATGCTGTCCAATAGAATGCTGTCCAATAGAATTAcaccacttaggaaatgccggagccatatatgtaataccccaatgtgcaaggtgaaattacgggcggtgcaggtttccacgcttgcgccaaaacctgcgccgtatatttgatcgcgcccattgTGTTGATTTATACCTGCTGGCAAA
Proteins encoded:
- the LOC128638038 gene encoding heat shock protein 30C-like: MMFPLSLLQSSHSPLCTCSESALTLWPATRLIYGQLEDDVLSLRNDMDRRMQRVNQTYQLLSQDIEMRRRMEQSRQSAAREAQTISTRRDKDGNKNFALTLDVSNFSPDELTVKTEGRRLIVMGKRDKKSDSGDGSFFHEYREWKRETELPEDVNPEDVLCSLSKDGQLHIQAPRLALTAAKERPIPITLCQAPEDAQQTPAVTQNSSSEKGQENAA